The stretch of DNA GACCTTTCTTCAGAAGGAAAATTGGTATGGGTTTACTTCATTATAGTTGTCAAATTGTGGATACTGACTGAACTGCTGTTTATGATACTTGGCTCTTATGTTGACTTCTGATGAAGCGGCATAACGACTGCCTAATCTGTATCTTGACTTAGCTGCATGTCTTGTCCGCAAATGTATCTATATGTCATACTTTTGAAATGGAAGTCGCGCTATCTGGCGAACCCAGTTTTTATGTCTATGTGAACGTTCGATTGGATGCTATTGCATCGAACGGCTAAGCTTGAGGTTTGGCTGAAGATTGATGTATATATTTTAGTTTCAGTGACTATGAGTTAGCCTGAGTAACGATGGCAATACCTAGACCTATCTGATGTGGGGATGGTTTGGGTACGACGATTAAATTGGTATTTGGTTGGGTAGCAGGTTTTATATAATCCGATTTAGACCCGACTCATTTAGTAAATATAGTAAATTATATTGTTTCAACAAACCTATTAAATATAGGTAAAGAAATTATATCATGTATTctacattttaaatcatatcgtTTATAACATTTAACACGattgttttgtttgtttgtgGGTATTTATTCATATGATGAGATAAGGGTTACTAATTAGATAATGaatatgtcttttgtgagacggtctcacgaatatttatctgtgagacgagttaaCCTTATCGATATtcgcaataaaaagtaatactcttagcataaaaagtaatatttttttatggatgagccaaataagatatttgtctcacaaaatacgattagTGAAATCGTGTCACACAAATTGttatgttaattaatttaattttgacGATTTTTTActataacaaaaaaattattatgtaTTCCACTGTCCGAAAGAGTAGGATCCATAGAATTTCAGGTATGGGTTGGCACGAACTTACAGTTAGGTGTAAATGGAGTTGGGTTGATACGGGTCCTTCAAAATCTTGACTGGCCGGGCATCCGGTTCTAGAAAAGTCGACCAAAACCCAATACATTACCATCTCGACCTTCAGATTGATAGACATTGATGCAGTGTCAGGTTGAACTCGGACGTTGTGTTTACCAGTTTGTTAAAATATGTAAAACTATCCATATATTAGGTTTGTACAGAGTTGTCAATTTGGGTTGGTCACTCTGTTGatcaaaaaacaaaattaattataattattgatGAAGAAATGAAGAGACAGAGAGAAGAAAGACATAATAATTTATGTATGGTtgattaattttgaaatatttatattacTTATAATTGTTAATGTAAGGATGATTAATATTGACATCGATTGATTGATTCTAGAACATTTATGTTATTTGATGCTTGATTAAATTTTTTACAAATGtattatttaaaatgatttatatgtgattttTTTTGTGGGCCAGTGACTGGTTGATGTTTTTCTAACATACCAAAATAGTTGACTAGTCCCTTGCGCTGTTTGATGGCGGGCTGAGACGAGGTAGATCCGACCCCTTTGACCGCTCTAGGTTcgtataaattttatttgcttTTAATAAATCTATGTGCATCATGATTTATTTGAGTGATGATTTGCTCTCTTCTTGGACACATATTTCTAGTTGGTTGCTTTTGCTTTATAAGGGTAATTGACTCGAGTCGGAGGAAGATGGCTGTTCCTTCAAATTATGAAAGAATGATTGAAAAagtaaatgattaatttttagcTAACTGTTTTGCATACCCTTTTCAACGAAAGTCCAAAATCGTATAGGAGACAATAAAATATGTGCCAATTATCAACTACTCTAATTTGgttcaaatttaaataaaaggcATTGTACCTTTATGGGTTGATGAATTTTTTGTATTCCTGGACTTTATCGCCGACTGAATCCCGTGCATCAGACGGTAGTACTCTTTTGATCTATCCCAAAAGGCTCAACATTAATATTTTGCTTTGTTCCATCCCTATGTCCCCATACTTTTCATACAttcgtttttaaattttttttatttggcatCTCTTTATTTCTTTTGGTGGGGAATAATAATGTTCCTTACCTACAAAACacgtcaaattttatttttacatgAAGTAAAAAATTCCTATATTTGGTACTAAATTGTGTTTCATCTTTTACTTCGTGACATGGTTTTAGATGTGATTATAAAATCAAAaagatggttttttttttttatctatttataTGTGTTGATATAATTATCAAGTTTTGAACAATCAAACACTTGGGGATATCCACCAAGATGGCAAGATAGTAGGATTTGTTTTCTATAACAACGTGACTTCAATTTCCACTCTCTTTGCTTTTCATGGccttttttcttttagttttagCTTAGGTATATAGCTATGATACACACACACAGagacatacatatatatatttaaaagacTTCAATTTCCACTATCTTTGCTTTTCATGCCCTTTTATCTTTTAGTTttagcttatatatatatagttttgttaTGTTGTCCATTAACCATGTCACTTTTGTGTTCGTTAATGAGAtgacatttatatatataattttgttatatTGTCCACCAACAGTGTCCACTTCACACTAAATATTCATGTATATCTACCAGGTAAACATAGAAATAGACAGGGTTGttggaaaaaaataataaaattatatttttatacagtTTTAATATGTTATCACCAGTAATATCCCTCTtacaatacatatacatatactaaGTGTGCACAAAGATGTGCACGATTGAGAGATAACATATCAAAACCAACCACACACACGAACGAGGCTTCTATAAGACTATACTAACCTTTTCCTCGTAGAGGGCGGGAGTCTTTGAGTTTCTTGACAATTGACATCACTCTTTAAattcaattcaaaattttgCTTCTACATATTTGTTAGCCTCTTGAAAACAAGAAAAACGACAGATCCAACAGAATCGTGCATTTTATAGGTGTCAATTCCCTCTCATGAAAAAAACGATTTCActttacatatatacatatgtgtgtgtatatatatacattaaaaACTATGATGATTTTATGTTCTAAAAAATTATACGAAAAATGGGTTTAGGTGGATTTAGCCAACAAAATTGCATGATAAGTTTTCGTCCTCTGATATTGCCTATACATACGGCTATAGGACCACGATATAAATggagatggctgaaaaatattACATTGATGGCAACTATACATAACCTTGGCCGGGAAAGTtgcatataataataataataataataataataataataataataataataataaaatcatacgtttttataaaaaaatttcagattCTCTAGACTCGTAAATTATTGTTATCATGATGAATTTGGttccatataaataaataaataataataatatatatatatatatatatatatatatatatatatatatatttcaaggtTTTTAGATAAACAATTTTATGTGTGTGGTACTTAGTAGGCATCATCTTTTTATGTAGCTTTACACCCTACAAAtccaaacttcgattcaatgaTGAATGCcttttgataaaaataaaataaaatgttataatATATGGTTACTTTTTCTACATCTTCTTAAAATAATGAATATTGAAAATGAACATCCATCCTCTTTTTTGGAGATCACTTTAGATTAGGCTTTAATGATCCATTATTCCTACTAACTTAGGAGactgaatttaattattattttttatctattAAAACGTTGATGGAGCACATGGGATGGTCGTGGATATCTCATGAATTATTAGTTGAAATCATGCCCattttatgaatattttatttctaatatTAGTGGATCTTttttattaaaaagaaaaatcaaagTAAGCAAACGTAAATGCAAGTGTGGTTCCATCAACTTTGTCAAAAGAAAGATTAGATGGATTAACGATAGCATCAATCAATAAGAAAAAATAGTTGAATATACTAATTATGCAAATTtagttaatatttttttctttgttatTTGCAttaaattgcaaatattttgaataatatattattattgatGGGTTATGACACAATTTAGTTTTCTAGTTCATTAGCTTTATCTTTAGTCAATTAATGATTGAGATTCTTTATTAAGATTCATAAATTTATCTACACTCATAGAAGTCTTAAAAAATCTACAAATAATTAATACTCttattatcatattttcaagGTACGCATTCTATTAACAATCATATGTTCTAGTTCTTTGGAATTTTTATCGGGCATCAGAGAGTCTTCGTCAGACATTTACGAGGTTTGTTTCAATCTACCCATGCAGGCACtgcctgcacgggcaatgaacggcccggatcactccacatgagtgatccgggtccacctccatgtaaaaaaaaaaaaaaaaaaattggctcgaaaaaatccgagccgttggatcgacccctgcaggcagtgcccgcaggggtagggtcgaccgaaTCCATTTACGATGCCACTCGCTTTATTTTGCAGCGTACGTAACAACCCAAAAAGTTAACTTTGGAATTTTTCGAATATTAACTGACTACCTGTATTTTTACTGAGTACCAGATCTTCTGTaatcataaatatcattttttatatCTTTTCCATTAGTGTCTATGCCTCACAGTTAAGTTTTGAAAAACTCTCAATAGTTGAAAAAATTGAACACATTAGCTAGTCTTGATACTAATCATGCAACatgatattatttaaaaatcaaatattcataTACCATGAAATTATTCTTgtcttgtatatatatatatatatatattattatcgaAAAATTTTAACCAGAGAATTATTGGCGATTGCCACTTGAGGATATATGTTTAATCAATGTAACAACTGATTTGTCCTTATCATTACGTGCAATGTTAGCCAAATCACACACAATTGTCAATTTGgttttatgaatttatcaaaTCAGATTTGCTCCACTCTACGattttatatatcaaatttGTTCGTGTGTATGTCTAGTTAGCAATCACACCTAACTCAATTTATTGTCAGGACGAGTGATCTCCATCTCTTTGTATCTTTTGAACTTTTGTTTGCATTGTGAAAGCTCGACATATCAGTAGACGAACAAATATGGGTGTGGCGGAGGAAGACAACTTCTTTATGGTGCCCAACACCGTGTCGGAGCCGGCGATCTGGGTCGGTCACAAGCAGCCCCACCGTGTCGGGTGGTTCTTGGACAAGAATACGACTTGATCATATATATTATCGATATTAATTTGTTCCTCTTATAGCACTGATCTTATCTATGCATGCTTGGACTCAATTATGAATAATTGGACATAATTTGGTTAATCATAGTGTCCCaacattatttaataaaaatttatgcgAAGCTATATTGTTTAataattgacaaaaacttgtgtgagacggtctcaccggtcgtattttgtgagacatatctcttatttgggtcatccatgaaaaaagtattactttttatgctaagattattactttctattgtgaatatcggtaggtttgacccgtttcacagataaagattcgtaataccgtctcacaaaagatctactcttaataattttgttaaatcataatatattatatgTCCGATAGCTCATAAAAATTGTGTCACAACTTGCTCTTaactcaaaataaatatttgaagaaGATAATATTGATTCTTCTAGCCTAACAGTACAAAAACAGAGTTATGTTAGAAATTTGAGTTCACAAATAAaagaagagtaggtctcttgtgagacggtctcacgaatctttatctgtgagacgggtcaatcctaccgatattcacaataaaaagtaatactcttagcataaaaagtaatattttttcatggattacccaaataagagatccgtctcacaaaaaacgacccgtgagaccgtctcacacaagtttttgccataaaaGAATAATTAATTTAGGGTTGACCCCATTAATTTTTTAAGGTTTTAATAAATCCCCAATCGGCCAATcatataattaaatgattgaTATTAGTTTCACATGAACCTCCATTATTGcagttaaaattatattatctcTTCTTAATTTAACAAATCTTAAGGTCACGTTAACATGTGACACCCTGCggccaataataataataatagtaatataaATTGTCATATCCGATGGCTGCAATTTCAGTAGCCCATCTCCTttattttttcgatttttttaaaaaaaattataaataattgactaaaatacaaaattatataaatcaGATTAATATATTGAGCGTCATGTGAAATACtggtaaaaaatattatatttatttgtgTTGTCAAGTGTCGTGAAATATAGGGGGGTTTATCATTGGAATAAGGTGAGGATCCACGGGTTAGGATGAAAAAGCGAAATTGAATGCTTTGCATATCTTTTTTAAAGGCTAAGAACAGTTTGATTCGTTGATCGTCAAacagaaaggaaaaaaaacaagAACATAAATATCCAAAGTTTTGTTTTTACAATCATCAATGATCAAATCTAAACCAGAAGAGTTATCAACAAAATTATTCAAAGCATTGATGAGCAAAAACGGAGAAGATGAtacttttttgtttttcataGCTACGAAGGACGAGTTTGAACTTGATTCGGAAATATGAATTAGCTTCGGGACAAACTGTGAACTATACCAAATCTTCTATCTCTTTCAGTTCCAATGTTCCATCTGGATCTCAAGAATTTTCTTTGTTATGCTTTGGAGGTTCAATATACTACGAATCATGAGAACTATCTCGGTTTTCCCTCTCCTATTGGGTGAAGTAAATCGGAGATGCATGCATTTATTAAAGTGAGTGTGGAGGCAGAAGCTTTTTTCTCAAGCAGGTAAGGAAATCCTTTTAAAATCATTGGTTCCATCCATCTCCTATACTGTTATGTAGGAAGATATGATGAACTCGTTTTGGTGGGACGGTCTTTCGTGTCAATTTTGTTAGACGGATCTTTGATCCAACtcaatttcatgaaaaaatattgatttctACGGTAATTATGGATTGGGTCTACTCTTCTTACACATataaattcgtgagaccatctagACCTAGtcgaataaataaattatttttataacacATAATTTAACTCCTTTtccataaataatttatcacGTTCAACAACTAATAATAAATGTCGTGGGGTTTTTTTTCCTCATTTTAGAAAGTCGGTGCTACTGAAAATAGACTGGTCAACTTGTGAAAAATTGGTCTTTATATGACTCCAATCCAAAGAATATTAATGTCTTCCAGCTTGATTCAAATACTTAAAAGGAACTTTTTTAATCCATGAAAAAGGCGTTTTTAGCTTGAGTAATGCTACATGTACAACTAAATTTGTACAATAATTTTTACAACAcaaaaaattcaatacaaaatttcatttatcaaCACCTCATGATAAATTCAATGCAAAATTTCacgatataataacaaaatctcacgatttaattattgtaaatatcgttgTACGATATTTTGGTTGTATCTTTAGCATTATTCTTTTACCTTTgggatgattttattttatgtaaaatCTCGTGAATcacttattatttttattatttatttggtgtttaaatttaaattcaagTGATTTTATAAATCTATtgagaaaaataatattattttcactAGTGAATGTTAAATTCTAAATTAGTTAGCTTAAATGATCTATCATCTtcattttcatttaaaaaagtAAATGTTTTGTGATCCGTAATTCAGAAATCACTACTTGAAATTATGTCTtcgaaattatatatatttgattagTTATTATGTTGTTGTCAAAATCAAAATCTCAATCGAATTAAAGTATTTAGAAATTAAGCTTTTTAGGACGACCAaatcatatttaattaattattgctTGTTTGAAAGTTGAAATTATGTCAATGATTCTACAACTCCAAATAAACTTGCTATAactgaaatttaaatatatccTGCCTATGTGGACTGAAAATcggttcatttttttttcttaataaaTGGAGGAATAATCGGATttatattttgaagttgcaaAACCAAAGATTAACTccatgagtaggtctcttgtgagactggtcttacgaatttttataggtgagacgggtcaaccatatcgatattcacaataaaaagtaatactcttagcataaaaaaataatattttttcatggatgatccaaataagagatccgtctcacaaaatacgacccgtgagaccgtctcacacaaatttttgtctatcTCCATTCACAATTTACTAAGATCAAATTATTACGGTTATTTTTGTTTAGCATGGTTCTCTTGGTTTGGTGTCAAGAAGGTGACCCCGAGTTTCTCACTTTTACAAAATATCAATTGGGTTCGAGTCTTGTTTACATGCATTTTTGTCTAATAATTATTGGTTGTTTTATAATTAGATGTAATTGGTTACTTGATAGTATACTTGAATTACGCTATGTGTTTTTATTAAACATCACACAGTCGGTTGAATTAAGTTTTTTTAGAGTTGTATATACATATTTGAATAATCATTCTTTCTTAAGTTAACTTTTAGGCTTGAATTATATACATTTCTCAATTTTTAACATTATATCAAATCTAGGACTCACTGTTATGTATTAGACTTCTATGTGAATTACTTGATAATGTCTGGTAAATTTCACTCTTCAATTGTTCATTTTTGAGCTTCAGatgattgttttaaaatatatcaCATCTGTTGGATTAAATAATTGAGAATTGTAACTTGTATGTATCGATTAAGACAATTCTCTCTTTTCGAACTACTTTTGGGTTGAGTTAAGATCAATTTATCTGTTCACAATTTTCAACTAaggtaaattttaaaaataaaaataaaaatgtattgtTAAATAAAaagttgtatttttaaaaaaataatgctTTCCCGCGTGTCTGACTGAATGATTCTCCCCACTGGCTCTTAGCAGGCAACAAAACTAACTCTATCGAACACTTTCCCAAGTTATTCTTCACTACAAAAATACAACTAATCAACTTGttaatcataatttttaataatatatttaaaataattaatataaatcgGTTTAGATATCCAAATTTAAGTTTTTGAGTTAGTGAGATGTATAATctgttcaaaattttttttttattcgtAACCTTCTTGGATATGTTATTTATTAAGGAGGACCTTTAATTTTCATTTCACACAAAAATATACGATCTTGTGtttagaaaaatatttaaaaattaaagaaatattatatatatataattttgattacTCAATATTTTTTGAATAACATATATATAACTACAAATATGTACGTAATCAATAATATTTCACCTAaccattttttaattaaaacccCTGACCCTGTCTACTTCCTTATTTGGTAACCGTTCAACCTATCTTTTTAGACACATTAATTATTAATGTcgttaataatataatataatataataatattatatatgtcaataaaaacaatcactcCCTCAAACTTTTAATCAAGAGTGTATATATTTCAAATACAgttaatttaaaaatcaaaaagAAGGAATTTACtctaaaaaattaaagaataaaattttaaaaataataatatttttacaaaaaataaaatattaaactgGGCCCCACCTCCACCACTGTGTTATAAATTTCTCCACGATCATTCTCCGTTTCCCATTTTCAGTTGCGCTTTTCCTTCAGCTTCACTCCATCTCCATTTCTCCAGCTTTTTCTGTCAACAGAATCAGTTCTCCTAGCTCAAAATACCCTTTTCTCTGCATGAATTTTGATCCTTTTTTGGAGATCAATATATGTAGGTTTCTCTTCACCTTTTTTTGTACTGATTTCTTCAAGTTTAAAGTTGTGATCGAGTACAAGAAATGGTGGACGTGGATCGAAGGATGAATGGTCTGAACCCGGCTCACGTGGCGGGTCTCCGCCGCCTCTCTGCACGCGCCGCCGCCTCTCTGCCCTCGACGCCCCTCCCTCCACGAAACAGCCTTGTCTCCTTCGCTTCTCTCGCGGATAAAGTCTTGACCCATTTGAGAAACTCGGGCATCCGGGTCCAACCTGGGTTGTCCGAGGCAGAGTTCGCATTAGCAGAAGCAGAGTTCGGGTTCACCTTCCCGCCGGACCTGAAGGCGGTGCTTTCGTCCGGTTTACCCGTCGGAGCGGGCTTCCCCGACTGGCGATCGGCTGGCTCGGCACGGCTCCACCTTCGCGCCACAATCGACCTACCCATTGCTTCAGTCTCTTTCCACATAGCTCGTAATGCATTATGGTCCAAATCATGGGGGCAGCGGCCATCCGACCCGGAGAAGGCCCTCAAGATGGCCCGGAACGCCCTGAAACGGTCCCCGCTTTTGATACCCGTTTTCAACCATTGCTACATACCTTGCAATCCCTGTCTTGCGGGAAACCCCATCTTCTACGTCGACGAGAACAGAATTTTCTGCTGCGGCTGCGATATATCGGACTTTTTCGACCGCGAATCTTCCCTTTTCCATCAAAGATCCGACACAAATGGTCTCTCCAAGCAAAGATCCATTTCTGGGAAATCAGCGGGATCGTTCGCCAAATACTCGAGAAGGAGTCTGGACGCTATCTCCGGCGGACGAGCGCCGAGATGGGTAGAGTTCTGGAGCGACGCCGCCGTGGGACGCCGCCGGAGAAACTCGAATTCGTCATCGTCCTCTTCATCTTCGCCTGACAGATATTTCGACATGCCGAAATTCGAAATCCCAAAATGGATATACGAGTACGTGACTCGGATGGGATCCGTTCTGAGAGGAGGAGGATGGACAGAATCCGACGTCTCGGAGATCGTACACGTGTCAGCATCTGGGTTCTTCGAGGGCGAGATGGTGATGTTGGACAACCAAGCCGTGCAAGACGCTTTGCTTCTGAAAACAGACCGGTTCTCGGATCTGCTCCGGCAAGCAGGCTGGAGCTCGGAGGAGGTATCCGATGTATTGGGTTTTGATTTTCGACGGGAGAAGGAGAAGAAACAGACCAAGAAGCTGTCTCCTGAGTTGATAGAGAGAATCGGGAAACTGGCTGAATCGGTGAACCGGTCATCTTTGTCGTAAATCGAAGATTCCTTAAGCTGTTGTTTTATCACCCTATCCAAGTCTCGTGTTTCATTTTTGCCTCGCACAAAACTTTGGCTAAttggaaaatataattttgaaaaaatcagaaaatcaagttattttataaatatatatatattaaaatgtgTGTAAAAACAAATATAGTACAATATGTAATGAAATTATATAAGAAATATATtgtttaatattaataataaaattgttttttatttaCAATCTTTgcgtaattttttatttaaatataattttacgtGTAGAACAATgtttaaaatacaataaattCAAGTTATTTTTAAGGTAAAATCTCAACTTCAGCTCATATTTTGTCATATTTAGATTATCAACATTAATATTATCGTATAAACTATTAGATAAATGATTGAAATACAATCTAAATCTAATCATCAACCGTTTAATTAAATAGATGTTAAGCAGGGGATAAATATTTGAAGGCGTAACCATACACGCACGGATGGAGAAGGGGGTTGTGAAAGCGAAACGACGACGGTGGGTGGTGGGGCACTGTGTGTTTGAAATGGAGCGGGCATGGTGCGCTGACGAGTAGGGCGTTGCAATTTACGTTTTGAGGCACACACACTCTCGCGGAACCTAATGTCTCTGACATCTTCGtatctcataaaataaaattcaaaaataatatacTTGTTggtaaattttatttcattttgttAACCCAGTTGCTACTTTCCGgcactaattttaaatataaacttgtcatttaaatataatatctcgCGGATCAATTTTAAGAAAGTTTTGATATGAACTTTTTGTCACTATATCGAATACATATATTTCCCTTGAAAGGAGATATTTTTATGCCAAGTTTCTTTTTTCTAAGATGAAATGCGAAGATAAAGAAGATAGGAAGTGGAAGTTGGTGATGTCTTCTATTGAGATGAAATATGAATGGAAAGAAAGTGAGAAAGGGAGAGAGCGTGCACTGGAATTTGATCAAAATAGATCTCTTTGGATATTCCAACATTTAGCTTTTGCCAGACACGACACCGAGGTAAGGTCTAGTTCTAGTTATGTGGTCCGGAACTGAAATCATTCATTCGTTTAAGGTTTCTTTTAGATGCATAAAGTTACTTGAATGTctggaaagaaaaaaaaagctCAAACTTTTTTACAAGTATATACATACACATACATAATGTTAgatgtatataaatatattttgaaattgtgtaattttgatgtatataaatatattttgaaattgcGTAATTTTGATTGCATTTATCTTCCATGTGTAATTTTTTGATACCCGTTGACGTTTAATATCAGAATGAATAGTTTTGGAAGCCCTacataaaaaaatcattctGCTTACGTTTCCATATTTTTCGTTTGGAAACATAGTTATAACAAGGTGAAACGATTATGTTATCGTAGGGTAGGGAATGTGTTTTACTGTTTTATAACAAAATATAACTAGCAGtaataatataaatcaaatattttaaattgtatatCAGTTCAATCACTACGTTTCGTGCTCTACCCAACTAGCGGGAACAATTATTGCATTCAATGATATCTCTCTCAGTAACTGCACTCGTTGTAATCGATGTGAATCGAACTCGTGACATTGGTTTTTGTCCAATTGTAGGACTAAGCgtttgtcgctttaccaaaaactataactAGAGATAAAGATGCAACCTTGATCTTTTAGATTGTATAGCAGCTCAAAAACCATCTTTCTATTACTTTACTCAACATGAACAATTATTGCACATAGTACTTACATATTTTTTCGTTCTTTCTATAGTACATACACACACATTTATTCAAATAAATGGTTGGAGTCAGAAAATAGATGTTGGATGAGCAAAATttttttaggaattttatagTGGAGAAGAGAAATATTATGGGGAAaccgaaaaaaatataattatttttaatcttttagacaatgaaatttaaaaattgaggtctataaataaaaacaaaagtaaAAGATGTTGCATAATTAGATAAGAATAGACAGTCTTCGATAAACAAACCTAAACTGGAGTGGTCTAGTTCTGGACTATTTAAAACATCAATTCTCAGCAAAACATCATATTCGATTGAGAGATGCAAATTCTTGAGCCAACTAAAAGTTTCTCTGATTCCCAACGCTTCGACTACAGTTGGATTATTATTGCCATGTAATTTGCCATAAATTGCATCAATCACTTGGCCTTGTGAATTCCTCGATATGCGTCCATAACCAATATGTGGGTTGTTTGCAGATAAGGTTTGATATACAGGACATGGCAACTACTCTTGGTCTAAAGAACCCTGTCCCCTGTTGG from Primulina tabacum isolate GXHZ01 chromosome 3, ASM2559414v2, whole genome shotgun sequence encodes:
- the LOC142539644 gene encoding uncharacterized protein LOC142539644, with the protein product MVDVDRRMNGLNPAHVAGLRRLSARAAASLPSTPLPPRNSLVSFASLADKVLTHLRNSGIRVQPGLSEAEFALAEAEFGFTFPPDLKAVLSSGLPVGAGFPDWRSAGSARLHLRATIDLPIASVSFHIARNALWSKSWGQRPSDPEKALKMARNALKRSPLLIPVFNHCYIPCNPCLAGNPIFYVDENRIFCCGCDISDFFDRESSLFHQRSDTNGLSKQRSISGKSAGSFAKYSRRSLDAISGGRAPRWVEFWSDAAVGRRRRNSNSSSSSSSSPDRYFDMPKFEIPKWIYEYVTRMGSVLRGGGWTESDVSEIVHVSASGFFEGEMVMLDNQAVQDALLLKTDRFSDLLRQAGWSSEEVSDVLGFDFRREKEKKQTKKLSPELIERIGKLAESVNRSSLS